The genomic segment CCTCCTTCACGGCCATTTGATACTCAGGTAGGTTAAACTTCTCGGCAATAGCCTTGATAACCTCCTCAGCGGCCTTATACGCCTTCTCTGAGGCTTGAATTACGTCACCGGCATTTAACCTTTCTCTAGACTCCCTAATTGATTCCTCAGTGATACGCATTAACTCCTCTATAGGATTACTCATAAAGGATTCTAATGCCTTTTCTTAAAAATACTTTCCACATGAATCCGTATTCACCTAGGCATAGTTTTAAGGCTGTGAGTCACATTCTTCTAATCATCTTAATGAGCGCCTTAACAGCCTTATTATACTCCCTGCAGTTTATTGGTTCCCCAGCATATACGTGTCTCTCGTAGGTTGAAATTACATTAAGCACCAATTCACGGTCACTGGTGTAGTAGGATATGTATTTAAGTAATTCACTTCTCGTTAAGTCAGGCTTATATATTTGAAGAAACTTGTTCAACCTATTAACCACCCTCCTCATTCCGTTAACGGCGCAGTCCTCATTAGTACTTAATTCACTAATGGTTAGGACGATTAGGATTATGGAAATTAAAGCTAAGGCAATTAATACTATTAACTCAGGTGAGGCGAATTCATTAACCACACCGCTTACCGTGGTGGTTACTGTGACTGAGGCATTAAGGTAAGGCTCACCACCATACCTATTTGCGCCAGGTGGTAGAAAGTGACCAATCATTGTTGTGTTACCGAGGTAAGGATTAATAGGATTCAGTGGGTTAACTAACTCCTCACTGGTTTCGTTTAATGAACCTGAGGGTAAGGATTGATTAGCCTGGGGACTTGCTGGTTGCTGAGTAGGCTTGAGGGGTGAGGCTAAGCTAATGTAAACTATGAGTTTAGTTAAGTTAACAGCCTCATGCTCAACCTCTATTACACCATAGGCTAGGTACGGCTTATTATTAAGTATCAGGAATCCACTGAATTCCACTGCCTGAGTGAAGTTAATTGTGGAGTAGGCTTGAGCCTCATTAATTAGGCTTGAGGCAGTTGGCTCAGTTAATATGAGGACCCCCATGGATCCATTATACTTAACGCTCAGGGGAATGAGCTTAATAAGGGAGTAGTTAAGGGGCGTTAACACTACACTGGTCTCATTCTGAGGCATTAGTAGTGGTGAGGAGGCTACACTGATGGCTAATACCACTGTAATAAAGTATATATAACCTTTCTTAACGTTCACACATTAGGTGACTGAAGAGGTGTTAATATTACTTTCCCTAAAGCTCATGGCTTACGCCCTATTATCCATCATGGGTAACGCCTCATGCGTAATGGTTCCCAGTATAAATAATACTGTAATTAACCTAACCCTTAACGGTACAGGCTTTGAATTAACATTAATTAAAAGTAATATTACTGTTACCGGCCTTAATTTAACTTTAAATAATTACTATAACGTATCAATAATGGGTAAATACGCTGAGGAGTTCATGAAGCTTGGTGAAGCCTATTGTGAGGGATCCTTCGGTAAAATGTACATTATTGGTAATAATGCTTACTTTATTAATTCAACAAGCAGTGGATTAATCGTCGGCGTCACAGGTAACTTAACCATTAATGAGGTGTCGATGACCTGCCCCATGGTACCTGCCTTGAATACTCCATATATTAAGGTTATATATATTAATGGAACTGGGTGCCTAATTACTACTAAGTTAGGTGGAGGCGTGCACATGGCGCGTAATATGACTTCAGTTAATTTAATGCTCAATGGTTTCATGCCAATACCCTTTAAGGTCACCTTCAGTGGAATCTTCAATACATACACCTACGGGGGTGGGTTGGGGCTTGGGAACGCTTTCCCAACAAGCGTACTACTGGTAACTAAGTCCGCTGAATTAGTGGCTAGGGTTGAGTCAAGTGCACCGTTTTACCTCAGATTCTATGTTTTCGATAATGTGACTAAAGGCTATAGCCTTAACTATACATTGAAGCCTATAGTTTCCTTCGAAACCATACCTTACACAGTGGTTATGTTCACTGGTAATGTAACAGACTGCAGGGTGTATAATGTTACCGTCTACTTAATTCACCCTGAAAACATTATACCTATACCGATACCTGTTAATGAAAATGAGTCATTTGTGGTTGCACGCTATGTTGAAATCGAGTACACTAATCCTCCCTCCAGTCTACTTTACTTGATTGAACCCGGTAAGGTACTTATGGTAAGTAACCCAGTAAGTGAAGTAGGGTATAGTGTTGAGGCTTGTAAAGCAACTAGTGTGGAAGCTGCAGCCATTAATGACCCATATGCACTCCTATATAGGTCCACGGTTAAATTACCCGTAACCATTAACGCTACAACACCCATGAAGGGGGCTTTAGCCATATTTAAATTATTCAATAATGATACTGTTAAGGAGTTATTAAGTAATGCCTTAAATTACCCATGGAGCCCACTGGTGGCTAGTGCCGCAGCCATGTACCTCTATAGGGCCTCAGGGTACCCGGCTAGGGTTATCCTAGGCACTATACCCGTTAAGTATGATGGGGAATACTTAGAGTACGGTTACTTGCCTTGGGTTGAATTATACTACGGTGGTTGGATTGACTTCAAACCCTACAGGGGCTTACCAGTATCACCCAATGGTGGTGGATTAGGTGCATTATTCACTAAGTATGGTATAGTTAACTACGTGGGTGTTAGCGTACTTTTAGTGCTACCGGCGTTACTAATTTATTACCTATACCTTTACTTAACAGCGAGGGGTGTTTACAGTGAGTGATACTCAAGCGGTAGGTACGGTACTTAGTAGGATGTTGACTGAGTTATCTAAGGTTATTGTTGGTTATGAGGAGGAGGCCACAGTAATGTTCGCCACACTACTGGCAAGTGGCCATGTCCTACTTGAGGGTGTGCCTGGGGTTGGTAAAACAACGCTGGCTAAGGCATTCGCCAAGACCCTTAGCCTAAGCTTCAGTAGGATTCAATTCACCCCTGACCTTCTTCCAAGTGATGTTGTTGGTACTGTGGTTTATAACCCTAAGATTAATGACTTCGAGGTTAAGCTTGGGCCAATATTCGCAAACATAGTGCTTGCCGATGAGATTAATAGGGCTCCACCTAAGACCCAGGCTGGTTTACTTGAGGCAATGCAGGAGGGGCAGGTAACCATTGGTGGGAAGTCCTTTAAGTTACCTAAACCATTCATGGTTATTGCAACCCAGGACCCAAGGGAATTAAGCGGCACTTACCCACTCCCTGAGGCTCAATTAGACAGATTCATGACTAGGATTTACTTAACTTACCCAAGCTTTGATGAGGAGGTTCAAATAAGCATAAACACTAACCTAGGTAGGGTTGAGTTAGTTAGGCAAGTTATCTCAATTGAGGAGTTAAATAAATTGATTGACCAGGTTGATGGAGTTAAGTTAACGCGCCCAGTGGCTAATTATATAGTTAACGTGGTTAGGGCAACAAGGGAGTATAAGGGTGTTAGGCTTGGGGCCAGTACTAGGGCTATTCAAATGCTTAGTAGGTTAGCTAGGGCCTGGGCATTGATTCATGAGAGGAATTACGTAGTCCCAGAGGATGTAATTAAAGTTGCACCATACGTGCTAGCCCACAGGATCTTCTCCTCATCAGTTGATCCGGAGAAGGTTATTGAGGATGTTTTAAAGGGTGTTGAAACCCCTGAGGCTAGTTTAATAAGGAGGTAAGGTAGGTAAGTAACCGTGGTAAGTGCAGCAAGTAGGGTGAAGGCAGTATTAAGGACATTAACCAGGCGACAGGTAATTGACCAGATTAGGGCTGTGGCTCAACCGCTGATAATGGTTGTTGTGTCCTACATCGGCTTCATTAATGGTTCACCTCAATTAACCATAGTAGCCTCCCTAGCCCTACTCTTCTACACATCCTACGCGCTCTCATGGTATGTGTCGCGTACAGTGGAGTTAAGGAGCATTAAGGTTGAGTTACCATCCCATGCAATACATAGGGGTGAGGGTATTAGGGTTAAGGCGCCTATTGGGGTTGAGGTTAAGCCTATTGTATCAAGGCACGTGGTCGTTAAGGGTGATGAATTAATCTTTAAGTGGAGTGGTGTCGCTAGGCTGCTTGGCTTCCTATTAACCGCTTACGACTCCCTAACTGGGTTAACATTATCTAGGTTTCAGCAATTGAAATCAACAGTAATGGTTCTACCAGGGCCGTTGGAGGGGGCTGGGATTGGGGCCTCAAGGCTTCTTGAAACTGGGGCTGAGGAGTATAGGGGTCTTGTTGAGTATGATTACTCTAAGCCAGCCTCAAGGATTCACTGGCCATCCTCAGCTAAGGTTGATTCACTCATAGCTAAGGATTACAGTGAGGAGGCGGCTAGGTTAACCGTATCCATACCCGCCTTACCTGAATTATTAACTGGAGGTGATGTTAGGCCTATTGATAGGGTTCTCATGGTTCTTGAGGAATTGGCTAGGCAACATGGGTTAATTAGGGTTCTTTTAATTGGACCAGGTATATCGGAGAGTATTAACGTGAGCGTTAATGAAGTACCCATTATTGAGGGCTTACTTGTTGACGCCTACTCATGGGCTAGGGATGAGAATGAGGTTAGGCGGCTAAGTAGGTTAATTAATGCGCCAAGTGAGGAGGCTGCCTGGGTCGTGTACCCTAACCCTAAACCTAATGAGGAGGGGTGGGATTACTTCATAGTTAATGCCACAGGTCACTTAGCGATAATACCCGGTGAAGAGGCTAAATACGCTGTTCAATTAAGGAGGAGAGGTATTGAGACCCTGGTGGTTTAACATGGATTATTGTAGACTTACGTTAATTTTAATGATTATTACCGGTATGGCCTTAATAATAACCACCGGTTACCTACCGTTAATACCATTAGCGGCATTACTACCGCTCCTACTCCTTATTAAGCCCAAGTACTGTGAATACACCACGCTTAGCCTAGCTGCATTACTACCCCTTGCCCTACTTCCCTCACAGGGCCCACTGCCCTTAAGCCTAGGCTTAATCGAGGAGTTACTCTACGCTTCACTGCTTATTACTAGGTTAACTAGGGCTGGTGAATTAACCATGATACTTAACATGGTCTTATCCATAGCCTTATTCACACTATACTACTTTACTGATGCCTGGAAACCGCTTGTGGATTACGTTGTTAGCCTAATACCCTTAACCAGTGGTCAAATTATAGGCATATCATTGCTAAACTCAATGATGTTAACCGTTGTGAGCATAATCATAATTGATTACGCATTATTAAGGGTGTGGCTTAAACGTACTATATAATGCTTAATCATTCACTAGCACATTACCTCCGCCTAACCGTAGTAACCAATCCATAGGGCTGTGGCCAATACATGATTCTTAATCATACTTACTAATTGAGCGTAAGTGTATTTACCATCCTTAACATTAATCGTTGAGTTTAATGCGTAAACTATTATAATGTACATGTGCCTGCTGGGTGGGCAAGGTCCATTGAAGCCCACGTTACCGAAGTCATTAATCAACTGTTCACCGAAACTAGTGTTAAATGAGTGAGGTAGGTTAGGGGGTATTAATGATACTGGTGGCGCGTTTACTAGGGCCCAGTGTATGAACATGTTGGCGTCGACATCAATCATAACAACCATGAGTGACCTAGTGCCTGAGGGAATGTTACTTATGATTAAAGGGGGTGATGATGTGAAGTTAACCCCGTTGCAGGCGTATGAACTGGGTATTGTTGATTCATTACCGTAGATAGGTACCTTAATGCTGAAGCCCCCTAAGCCTAGATTAGGCTCATATACAGTAACCCCACCACCAGAGCCCCCGCTAAGGGTCATTATTACTACTAACGCCACCATTATTATCACCAGTATTACCGTAGTTATTATATACGAGGGCTTTATCCTCATCCTAATCTTTAACCCGGTGCTGTTTTTAATACCTTATCCTAGAACGATTTATTAATCCCCACAGTAATCAGTAATGCGTGAAGGAGGCTGAGCTACAGCGCAACTTAAGTGGAGGAGTAGTAATGTGTACTGCATGTGCTAGGCGGTGTAGGCTTAATGATGGACAAGTAGGATTCTGTGGAGTTAGGGCTAACTTCGGTGGTAGATTATTCCTTGTTGTTTACGGTAAATTATCAGCCATAGCTGTTGATCCAATTGAGAAGAAGCCCCTCTTCCACTTTAACCCAGGCTCAAGCGTCTTATCAATGTCCACCTACGGCTGCTCCTGGGCCTGTCAATTCTGCCAAAACTTCGATATTAGTCAAAGACGCCTATGGGAGGGTTTCGAGGTGACGCCTGAGCTTATTATTGAATTAGCTGAGAGTTACGGGGTACAGGGCTTAACCTATACTTACAATGAACCCTCAGTCTTCGCCGAGTTCGCGCATGACGTTGGCTTATTAGCTAAGAAGAAGGGATTATTCAACACATTCGTCACCAACGGTTACTTAACTGATGAGACTGTGGACTACTTATCAAAGTTCCTTGACGCAGCCACGGTTGACATTAAGGGTAATGCGAATAAGGAGTTCCTGAGGAAGTACTCAATGGTTCCTGACCCTGAGCCAATATTCCAATCGATCAAGGAGATGAGGGATAAGGGGATTCACGTGGAGATAACTGACTTAGTTGTCCCAGAGATTGGGGATAGGCTGGAGGACGCTGAGGTAATGCTTAAGAGAATCATGGATTACCTAGGACCCGACGTATCAATACACTTCCTCAGATTCCACCCAGACTACAAGCTCAGTAACCTACCTCCAACACCTGTTAAGACTCTTGAGAAGCATGCTGAGTTAGCGAGGAGGATGGGGTTCAGGTACGTTTACCTAGGTAATGTCCCCGGGCATAAGCTTGAGAACACCTACTGCCCTAACTGCGGTAACGTGGTTATCAGGAGGTATGGATTCCAGATACTTGAGGTTAACTTAACTGAGGATAATAGGTGCAGGTTCTGTGGGGCTAAGATCAACATTGATGGTAAAGTTTGGCCAACGTGGAGGGAGGATAGATTCGCCTACGTCCCAATCCACTTATTCACAAAGTACACTAAGGTTACTAAATCAGACGTGGAGGCTATTAGAGGTAGGTTAAGGCAGGGTGAGTAGCTTACCGCTACTGCCTAAGCTTAATGTAGTACCTGTACTTCCTATCAGTGCTAACGGTCACTAGGCCATTTAACTCAAGCCTCATAAGCACCTTAAGTACCTCACCCTCATCCACATTATCGTAACCGAACGCCTTTAAAGCCTGCATCAGGTCCTTAATTGATGACTCCTTCTTCATCTTAAGGTACTGGTATATAACGTAGTGAAGCGGGAATGATGGCTTACTCATTCATGCTAGTGGAAAATAAGGCCTTATTAAAGGTTTTGCAGATTAAATGAATATTTCAGCCTTCCTCTGCTCCCTAGCCCTAACTTGACTAGTCTTAAACCTATCCCACCATGACTCATAGAACTTAATCATCTCAGGGGTTAAAGTAGCCCTAATCTTATTCATTGCCTTGGAGAAGTCCTCCATGGTAACCTCGGTTGCATTAGGGTTCTCTCTAAGAGCCGTTAACGCCGCCTCCCTAACCAGTAGTTCAATGTCGGCTCCAGTGTAGTACTCAAGTAAGTCAGCTAACCTCCATAGGTCAACATCCTTAGCTAAGGGCACATTCCTAGTATGCACCTTAAGTATCTCAAACCTACTGGGCTTATCCGGTGGTGGTACGTATATTATTCTGTCGAATCTTCCTGGTCTTAGTAATGCTGGGTCAAGCATATCAGGCCTATTGGTGGCGCCTATAACAACAACATTCTCCAACGCCGCTATTCCATCCATCTCAGCCAATAATTGAGCCACAATCCTATCCATCGCAGATGTATCCAACGTATATCCTCTTGCTGGTGCTATTGCGTCTATTTCGTCGAAGAATACTACGCATGGTGCTGCCATTCTGGCTTTCTTGAATATTTCCCTAATAGCCTTCTCACTCTCACCAAACCACTTACTCAGTATTTCAGGGCCGCGGACGGCTATGAAGTTTGCACCACTCTCATTGGCAACAGCCTTAGCCAAGAGAGTCTTACCAGTACCAGGAGGACCAAACAACAAAATACCCTTAGGCGGCCTAATGCCCATTATCTTAAACCTATTCGGGTACTTGAGAGGCCACTCAACAGCCTCCCTAAGCTCCTGCTTAGCCTCCTCTAATCCGCCAACATCACTCCAGCGAACCTTAGGAACCTCAATGTAAATCTCCCTCAGGGCACTTGGTATTATCTCACGCATAGCATCCATGAAGTCCTGCATAGTAACCTTTATTCTACTCAGGTTCTCATCAGTGAAGGTGTTAGGGTCATCTGGGTTAATTATGCCTTGTTGAAGAGCTCTACGTAAAGCCTTCATTGCGGCCTCCCTGGCTAATGCAGCTATGTCGGCTCCAGTGTAGCCGTACGTTATCTCAGCGAGCTTCCTTAAGTCGACATCCTTCTCAAGGGGCATATTCCTAGTGTGGACGAGCAGTATCTCATACCTACCCCTAGTGTCAGGTGGGTTAATCCAAATCTCTCTGTCGAATCTTCCTGGTCTTCTTAATGCTGGGTCCACTGCATCCGGCCTATTCGTTGCTCCTATAACAACTACTTGACCCCTCTCCTGTAAACCATCCATTAGTGTTAGTAATTGGGCCACTATGCGCTTCTCCACCTCACCGGTTACTTCCTCGCGTTTTGGTGCTATGCTGTCTATTTCATCAATGAATATTATTGCTGGTGCATTACGCTTAGCCTCATCGAAAATCTCCCTCAACCTAGCCTCAGACTCACCGTAATACTTACTAACAATCTCAGGACCATTAATGGAGACGAAGTACGCATCAGCCTCATTAGCAACAGCCTTAGCCAAGAGAGTCTTACCAGTACCAGGAGGACCAATTAGTAAAACACCCTTAGGGGGCTCAATACCAAGATGCCTAAACAACTCAGGATGCTTAAGAGGCAACTCCACAAGCTCACGAATCTTCTGCTTAGCCTCCTCCAAATCACCAATATCCTCCCAAGTAACACGAGGTATCCTAATATTCTCCACAGGCTTCTCAAGCACCTTAACCTGGGTCTCATCATCAACAATAACCGGTGTATTACTTGGCTTAACTTGAATAGCCTGGAATATTAGGGACTGCCCAAGCACCAGTATTTGTATTAAATCACCCTCCATTAGCACGTAGTCTTTAAGCCTCTGCTTAACGTAATTCTCGAAGTTCTGCTCAATTGATAACGTCATTGAGACTGGGGCTAGTTTAACCAATTGAGCCTGCTTAGCTTCAGTTACCTTAACCTTAACAGTATCATTAACGCTAACGTCGGCGTTCTTCCTAATGATTGAATTCATCCTAATAACCCCTCTACCATCATCCTCAGGTAAACCATACATTACCTTAGCTGCCGTTAGCCTCTTACCCTTAATGTAAACCACGGTACCTGGCTCAATACCGTAATCCCTCATAATAGTTGGGTCAATGCGAACAATGGGTCTACCAGCATCCCTCTGCTTAGCCTCAGCCACCCGAAGCTCAATCCAACCCTCCTCACCGGACATAGGTGAGAATTAAACTATGGGTTTATAAAACTTTTAATGCCCCGCAACCTTAGGCATGAGGCTGCAAAGGCTAATCCAAGGCTAGGGCTGGTTGTGTTTTTAGAAGCTAACCCTGGTGAAGTACTCGAGCTCAATGCCTCCAATGTCCTCTATCTGGGATAGTATGTTCTCAATCTCATCACTAGTGTACTCATCGGACTCAGGCGTAACTATGTGTATTTTCAAGGCCTTAATACCGAAACCAATCTCCTCCTCCTCAATACCCTTAACAGGGTACTTCGGCTCAAGCTTACCCTTAATAACCTGCTTAAGCTTCTCGTAGTCAACATCCTCCCTACTTGGGGTAACCCTGTACACGTAGTATATTTGAGCCATTTAATTCACCATGTCCCCTAAAATACGCATTATATAAAATTTACTGTACCAGTTAATTAAAACAGGAGCCACATTTCAGCCTATTTACAGCTGAAAGCCTCGCCTTTTCAAGGTGGGGATACAAGGGGAAAACAGTTCTACGCTACGTGCCTAAGGTGCCTCAGGAAGGTAAGCATAAGGAAGTATAGGGGTGAGTGAGGGTTCCAAAGCCTGTGAAAGTAGAGCCTATAGGTTGTTCTAGCCGTGGACATTAACGAGAGGTATATCTACTTTGGCAACTCAGCATTGTTAAAAGAGTTGAAACAACTGTGGATAGAGCCATGCACTACAGGTTACTTGCCGAGAAGCTCATGAAGAAGTACTCTCATGGAAAGTACAGACCATGGATGCGCAGGAAGAGAATACATGAGCGTATAAGGTACTTCCACAGAAAGGCTAGAAACATTGCCGAGTACTGGGCGAAGAAGACGGCTCTAAAGATAGATCTCGAAGCTAAGCGAAACAGCTTAGCTGTAGCCAGAGAGGACTTGAAAGGGTTAGTGGAAGCTCTAAGAGAGCTACCAAAGACACACAGAGTAAGAATGATAGTGCTCTCCTATAGAAGACTCATCTACTGGATTGACTGGCAGGCAGAAAAGCATGGTGTAAAAGTAGTTGCTGTAGAGCCTAAGGGAACATCGACAACGTGCCCTAGGTGCGGAAACAGGCTTGTTGCAAACGGCTATAAGGCATTAAAGTATTCTACATGCGGATTCGAAGACAATAGAGATGTAATAGCCTTGCTGAATATTTAGAAGAGAATTCTAGTCAAAATGGGAGGAGCTTCTGACCCCCCTCGACTGCCCCACGGATGAAAGATATAGCCCGAATAGATGCGGGGAACCAATGAACCACCCTAAAGGAACCCTCACCCTTTAGGGCGGGGAGGAGGTCAGTTCATTAATCCACGGCATTAAAAATGCGTAAAGAAGTAATAATAGCACTGGGTAAGTCTGGTTTTTAATTTCATGGGGAACCCATAATTAAGCCTCCTTTGATTCTAACCAGGATCCACTTAATTTAATATTGAGGTTAAGCGGGAAGTAATATTTAGACACTTAATTAGGGGCCCTCAAAGCCGCAGACCGGGCACTTGTAGGTATTTCCCTCCCTCCTACAGCGTTCGCACCTCCAAATCTCATATTTACCGCAGTTTGGGCATAGGAAGTGGGTTGCCCTCTTAAATGGCGCAATTGGGCTACCGCATGATGTACAGTAGTAAACCTCTGGTCCATAAAGCTTCGGCCTCGGCCTAGAGCGTGCACTTACTGCCGCCATTACCAGCCACTAATTTAAGTGTTTTTAAGGATTTAGCGGACTTAGGGTTACTTCATTGCGCCTCAGAATAGTGGAATATGAAAAACCTTATTAACAACTACTCATTTACTCAACACATGAAGTGGAGGTACCTGGCCTTAATAGCCGTAGCAGCACTGGTGGTTAGTGTTATTGCGGTTCACTCACTTACCCAGAAAC from the Caldivirga maquilingensis IC-167 genome contains:
- a CDS encoding transglutaminase domain-containing protein gives rise to the protein MLILLSLKLMAYALLSIMGNASCVMVPSINNTVINLTLNGTGFELTLIKSNITVTGLNLTLNNYYNVSIMGKYAEEFMKLGEAYCEGSFGKMYIIGNNAYFINSTSSGLIVGVTGNLTINEVSMTCPMVPALNTPYIKVIYINGTGCLITTKLGGGVHMARNMTSVNLMLNGFMPIPFKVTFSGIFNTYTYGGGLGLGNAFPTSVLLVTKSAELVARVESSAPFYLRFYVFDNVTKGYSLNYTLKPIVSFETIPYTVVMFTGNVTDCRVYNVTVYLIHPENIIPIPIPVNENESFVVARYVEIEYTNPPSSLLYLIEPGKVLMVSNPVSEVGYSVEACKATSVEAAAINDPYALLYRSTVKLPVTINATTPMKGALAIFKLFNNDTVKELLSNALNYPWSPLVASAAAMYLYRASGYPARVILGTIPVKYDGEYLEYGYLPWVELYYGGWIDFKPYRGLPVSPNGGGLGALFTKYGIVNYVGVSVLLVLPALLIYYLYLYLTARGVYSE
- a CDS encoding AAA family ATPase, whose product is MSDTQAVGTVLSRMLTELSKVIVGYEEEATVMFATLLASGHVLLEGVPGVGKTTLAKAFAKTLSLSFSRIQFTPDLLPSDVVGTVVYNPKINDFEVKLGPIFANIVLADEINRAPPKTQAGLLEAMQEGQVTIGGKSFKLPKPFMVIATQDPRELSGTYPLPEAQLDRFMTRIYLTYPSFDEEVQISINTNLGRVELVRQVISIEELNKLIDQVDGVKLTRPVANYIVNVVRATREYKGVRLGASTRAIQMLSRLARAWALIHERNYVVPEDVIKVAPYVLAHRIFSSSVDPEKVIEDVLKGVETPEASLIRR
- a CDS encoding DUF58 domain-containing protein, with translation MVSAASRVKAVLRTLTRRQVIDQIRAVAQPLIMVVVSYIGFINGSPQLTIVASLALLFYTSYALSWYVSRTVELRSIKVELPSHAIHRGEGIRVKAPIGVEVKPIVSRHVVVKGDELIFKWSGVARLLGFLLTAYDSLTGLTLSRFQQLKSTVMVLPGPLEGAGIGASRLLETGAEEYRGLVEYDYSKPASRIHWPSSAKVDSLIAKDYSEEAARLTVSIPALPELLTGGDVRPIDRVLMVLEELARQHGLIRVLLIGPGISESINVSVNEVPIIEGLLVDAYSWARDENEVRRLSRLINAPSEEAAWVVYPNPKPNEEGWDYFIVNATGHLAIIPGEEAKYAVQLRRRGIETLVV
- a CDS encoding YbhB/YbcL family Raf kinase inhibitor-like protein gives rise to the protein MRIKPSYIITTVILVIIMVALVVIMTLSGGSGGGVTVYEPNLGLGGFSIKVPIYGNESTIPSSYACNGVNFTSSPPLIISNIPSGTRSLMVVMIDVDANMFIHWALVNAPPVSLIPPNLPHSFNTSFGEQLINDFGNVGFNGPCPPSRHMYIIIVYALNSTINVKDGKYTYAQLVSMIKNHVLATALWIGYYG
- the amrS gene encoding AmmeMemoRadiSam system radical SAM enzyme; protein product: MKEAELQRNLSGGVVMCTACARRCRLNDGQVGFCGVRANFGGRLFLVVYGKLSAIAVDPIEKKPLFHFNPGSSVLSMSTYGCSWACQFCQNFDISQRRLWEGFEVTPELIIELAESYGVQGLTYTYNEPSVFAEFAHDVGLLAKKKGLFNTFVTNGYLTDETVDYLSKFLDAATVDIKGNANKEFLRKYSMVPDPEPIFQSIKEMRDKGIHVEITDLVVPEIGDRLEDAEVMLKRIMDYLGPDVSIHFLRFHPDYKLSNLPPTPVKTLEKHAELARRMGFRYVYLGNVPGHKLENTYCPNCGNVVIRRYGFQILEVNLTEDNRCRFCGAKINIDGKVWPTWREDRFAYVPIHLFTKYTKVTKSDVEAIRGRLRQGE
- a CDS encoding CDC48 family AAA ATPase codes for the protein MSGEEGWIELRVAEAKQRDAGRPIVRIDPTIMRDYGIEPGTVVYIKGKRLTAAKVMYGLPEDDGRGVIRMNSIIRKNADVSVNDTVKVKVTEAKQAQLVKLAPVSMTLSIEQNFENYVKQRLKDYVLMEGDLIQILVLGQSLIFQAIQVKPSNTPVIVDDETQVKVLEKPVENIRIPRVTWEDIGDLEEAKQKIRELVELPLKHPELFRHLGIEPPKGVLLIGPPGTGKTLLAKAVANEADAYFVSINGPEIVSKYYGESEARLREIFDEAKRNAPAIIFIDEIDSIAPKREEVTGEVEKRIVAQLLTLMDGLQERGQVVVIGATNRPDAVDPALRRPGRFDREIWINPPDTRGRYEILLVHTRNMPLEKDVDLRKLAEITYGYTGADIAALAREAAMKALRRALQQGIINPDDPNTFTDENLSRIKVTMQDFMDAMREIIPSALREIYIEVPKVRWSDVGGLEEAKQELREAVEWPLKYPNRFKIMGIRPPKGILLFGPPGTGKTLLAKAVANESGANFIAVRGPEILSKWFGESEKAIREIFKKARMAAPCVVFFDEIDAIAPARGYTLDTSAMDRIVAQLLAEMDGIAALENVVVIGATNRPDMLDPALLRPGRFDRIIYVPPPDKPSRFEILKVHTRNVPLAKDVDLWRLADLLEYYTGADIELLVREAALTALRENPNATEVTMEDFSKAMNKIRATLTPEMIKFYESWWDRFKTSQVRAREQRKAEIFI
- a CDS encoding elongation factor 1-beta — its product is MAQIYYVYRVTPSREDVDYEKLKQVIKGKLEPKYPVKGIEEEEIGFGIKALKIHIVTPESDEYTSDEIENILSQIEDIGGIELEYFTRVSF
- a CDS encoding zinc ribbon domain-containing protein; this encodes MDRAMHYRLLAEKLMKKYSHGKYRPWMRRKRIHERIRYFHRKARNIAEYWAKKTALKIDLEAKRNSLAVAREDLKGLVEALRELPKTHRVRMIVLSYRRLIYWIDWQAEKHGVKVVAVEPKGTSTTCPRCGNRLVANGYKALKYSTCGFEDNRDVIALLNI